In the genome of Delphinus delphis chromosome 15, mDelDel1.2, whole genome shotgun sequence, one region contains:
- the CST11 gene encoding cystatin-11 encodes MMARTQQGPRLLLAIMGALVALTYQTRRKTFLSVSEVPASDPVVVTTLDFVTKDFNKKSEDPYNFRIVRVLKVLKRVTDHMEYRINLEMRRTICLKMEENNCSFQEGELYKKIDCFFSVFVIPWFEKYKVLARNCTDG; translated from the exons TCATGGGGGCCCTGGTGGCCCTCACCTACCAAACAAGGAGGAAAACCTTCCTAAGTGTCAGCGAGGTGCCCGCGTCAGATCCTGTCGTGGTGACCACCCTGGACTTCGTGACCAAGGACTTCAACAAGAAGAGCGAGGACCCGTACAACTTCCGGATTGTGCGTGTCCTCAAGGTCCTGAAGAGG GTGACTGACCACATGGAATATCGCATAAACCTGGAGATGCGGCGCACCATCTGCCTCAAGATGGAGGAGAACAACTGCTCCTTCCAGGAAGGCGAGCTCTACAAG aAAATCGATTGCTTCTTCTCAGTATTTGTTATTCCCTGGTTTGAAAAGTATAAAGTTCTGGCCCGAAACTGCACGGATGGCTAG